The sequence GCACTCATATTCCTTAAGAAGCGAATCATAGACTGACTCTGACTCCGAATAAGCACATCCCGATATAAGAACCAATTTCTGTCCCGTCTTTGGATTTCTTATGCCGTGAAATGACTCGCCATTTTCAGGTGGCTTCTGTCCCCTGTAAGTACACATCATGCTTAAAAGTCTGTCTGTGAAAAGCTTCATCTGTCCCGGCATGCCAAAAAAATACAACGGATAACTTTCAATTATAATGTCTGCTTCTTCTATTCTTTTCTTAACTGCCGGCATGTCATCATTTTTGATAACACACTCGCCCTCAGTCCTTGCCCAGCATGAAAGACAGCCCATGCATGGAGTAACATTTAAGTCGGAGATAGTAATTATCTCCGACTCGTATTCACCACCTTCGCACATTCCCTTTACAAATGCGTTGGTTACCGCCATTGTAGTGCTGGCACTCTTATGTGGACTTCCATTTAAAACTAATATCTTAGCCACGTCCAAATAATCCTCTTCTCTTTCTTGCAGGAGCCTGTGATACACCAAGTAACTGTGCTGCTCCAGGAACCTCTCCTACTGCCTCACTGTATTCGCTGTAACGGCCTATTTTTCTGTATTTCTCATATCTGTCATCAAGAAGCTTATCAACCGGCTTCTTCTCTAACTGCTTTATTTCTTTTGAAAGGTCGTCAGCAAGCTTTTTCATAAAATGTGATGTTTCTTTCTCTTCTGAAAAATCTTCCGGTTCTTCAACAACCTTTTCTACAATACCCATTTTATTAAGGTCTGATGCTGTAAGCTTGAGATGTTCTGCTGCCTCTGGCGCTCTCTTAGGATCTTTGAATAGAATACTTGCACATGACTCAGGTGTGATTACTGAATAATATGCATTTTCAAGCATCCATACTTCATCCGCAACAGCAAGTGCAAGTGCGCCGCCGCTCCCGCCTTCACCAATCATTACTGATATAATAGGTGTCTTAACATCTGTAAGCTCATACAGGTTGTTGGCGATTGCCTGTCCCTGTCCTCTTTCTTCTGCGCCCTTACCGCAGTTAGCACCCTGTGTATCAACAAAACAGATAACAGGTCTGTGGAACTTTTCAGCCTGCTTTATAAGTCTTAATGCTTTTCTGTATCCTTCTGGAAGAACGCAGCCAAAATTCCTTAAAAGTCTTTCGTTTAAATCTCTTCCTTTTTCAATTCCGATTACAGTTACAGGCTTTCCGTTAAGTCGTCCGATACCTCCAACAATGGCATGGTCGTCTGCAAAGCATCTGTCACCGTGAAGTTCTACAAAATCAGTTATTGTAGCATTTATATAATCCGATGCAGTTGCTCTGCCGCTCTTTCTTGTACGGCAGATTCTGTCATAAACACTTAAATTCTCGTTTGTCATGATTAATCTTTCTCCTTATATTGCAATGCAATACTGTTATGCACTTACTGTTTCTGCATGTATTGCAAGAATGTTAGCAAGATATGCCCTCTGTTCCTGTCTTGGCACGATATCATCTATAAATCCGTTCTTTAACTGGAACTCTGCGCTCTGGAAATTATCCGGAAGCACTTCACCTGTAACCTGCTCTACTACTCGCTTTCCTGCAAATCCAATCATTGCACCCGGTTCAGATATGATTATATCTCCAAGCATTGCAAAGCTTGCTGTAGCACCGCCCATTGTAGGGTCTGTTGTACATACAACATATAAGAGTCCTGCGTCACTATGTCTCTTGGCTGCTGCTGAAACCTTTGCCATCTGCATAAGTGACAGTGCACCCTCCTGCATTCTTGCACCACCTGAAACTGTATATCCGATAACCGGAAGTCTGTTCTTTGTAGCATATTCAAAAAGTGCTGTAATTCTGTCCCCAACAACTGTTCCCATAGAACCCATCATGAAGTTAGGCTCCATAATGAATATACATGTATCATTCCCACCGATAGTTCCTCTGCCGCATACAACGCCCTCTGTCTCACCGCTCTTTTCTCTGGCAGACTCATACTTTTCCTTGTATGATGGAAAATCAATAGGATCTGTAAATTCCTGATCATTAAACATTACATCAAACTTTTCTGTAAGCATCTGAAGTCTGTTCTTTGCCGGCATACGATTTAGCTTCCCGCATAACGGGCATATGTAGTAATTCTTCTCCAAATCCTCTTTATTGATTTCTTCTTTACATT is a genomic window of [Eubacterium] eligens ATCC 27750 containing:
- a CDS encoding flavodoxin family protein gives rise to the protein MAKILVLNGSPHKSASTTMAVTNAFVKGMCEGGEYESEIITISDLNVTPCMGCLSCWARTEGECVIKNDDMPAVKKRIEEADIIIESYPLYFFGMPGQMKLFTDRLLSMMCTYRGQKPPENGESFHGIRNPKTGQKLVLISGCAYSESESVYDSLLKEYECICGKNGFTAILCPQLKTLIELGASSRLDRYLSKYEAAGKEFAATKHLSEETKQKLSKAPFSEAVYKNLLDNFWREQKEG
- a CDS encoding acetyl-CoA carboxylase carboxyltransferase subunit alpha, whose translation is MMTNENLSVYDRICRTRKSGRATASDYINATITDFVELHGDRCFADDHAIVGGIGRLNGKPVTVIGIEKGRDLNERLLRNFGCVLPEGYRKALRLIKQAEKFHRPVICFVDTQGANCGKGAEERGQGQAIANNLYELTDVKTPIISVMIGEGGSGGALALAVADEVWMLENAYYSVITPESCASILFKDPKRAPEAAEHLKLTASDLNKMGIVEKVVEEPEDFSEEKETSHFMKKLADDLSKEIKQLEKKPVDKLLDDRYEKYRKIGRYSEYSEAVGEVPGAAQLLGVSQAPARKRRGLFGRG
- a CDS encoding acetyl-CoA carboxylase carboxyl transferase subunit beta, translated to MTVKCNKCKEEINKEDLEKNYYICPLCGKLNRMPAKNRLQMLTEKFDVMFNDQEFTDPIDFPSYKEKYESAREKSGETEGVVCGRGTIGGNDTCIFIMEPNFMMGSMGTVVGDRITALFEYATKNRLPVIGYTVSGGARMQEGALSLMQMAKVSAAAKRHSDAGLLYVVCTTDPTMGGATASFAMLGDIIISEPGAMIGFAGKRVVEQVTGEVLPDNFQSAEFQLKNGFIDDIVPRQEQRAYLANILAIHAETVSA